The following proteins are encoded in a genomic region of Oncorhynchus kisutch isolate 150728-3 linkage group LG6, Okis_V2, whole genome shotgun sequence:
- the LOC109891763 gene encoding uncharacterized protein LOC109891763 isoform X2, with product MVQRLQSVLTLYLSGVLAFLGLWWYIYRKKEYHLTDKDDANDETTADQEHLSSPRDVGNCVVENGHSTGMHLDGHAVRERSLVEQELVDITNTAAAEQGIVPLCQSQPEVRVVAADGLISSLVTAAVKPVYESTESSAQVFLETAAQGGPKQDLELQWEHQPCVPSAMRATSHESTCSLSICDLGSGKSKSVGESAGLNQPPQSETLEDITNSTLNLEPTGELVRLEPAGEVVRLEPAGGEVVRLEPAGGEVVRLEPAGGEVVRLEPAGGEVVRLEPAGGEVVRLEPAGGEVVRLEPAGGEVVRLEPAGGEVEKIRLELAVEVEKVRLEEEVVRLEPAEEEVRLEPAEEVEEVRLEPVEEVRLEPAEEVEVVRLEEEVVRLEPAEEEVRLEPVEVVRLEVEVVRLEPAEEEVRLEPAEEVEMVRREPAEEVEEVRLEPAEEEVVRLEPAEEVVVRLEPAEEVVRLEPAEEVVRLEPAEEVVRLEPAEEVVRLEPAEEVVRLEPAEEVVRLEPAEEVVRLEPAEEVVRLEPAEEVVRLEPAEEVVRLEPAEEVVRLKPAEEVEVVRLKPAEEEVRLEPAEEEVRLEPAEEEVRLEPAEEEVRLEPAEEEVRLEPAEEEVRLEPAEEEVRLEPAEEEVRLEPAEEEVRLEPAEEEVRLEPAEEEVRLEPAEEEVRLEPAEEEVRLEPAEEEVRLEPAEEEVRLEPAEEEVRLEPAEEVEEVRLEPAEEVEMVRRDPAEEVEMVRREPAEEEEVVRLEPEGDILSAVEEPTFESSLQADTCLASPSHLITSRVSASKQPLGMLRLPQKKESEECKLSRSNTAEINQLVSGLITDVVSAAVNQFLKEKTQLGHSVSPLRSGDPCKAPDHISMDNSEPEHEMPPLFQEDPCSTTGRENISSSPIVQEDVKHDHSSRAEIETEKIEPAEDSAVGDFGSSARQTEKVSSGKELSTSMSPQPPRGPAEELGATSMFLTNGWWMANVTGSGVNSMDCVDGYCQHEARDIKHSSPSLPSQLLNTNQAIEKYNQSHNSSQSPTVWEIEVPKHFVGRLIGKKGRHVNYLKETSGAKVFITVLPYTQEFQICHIEGSEEQVDCALELIRKKFKDLDVTNCYVQPPVASLPSLSITSWLLLPHRVTVEVTVIQVASGNCVFLQQHKHPTFHAFCSLDQNMSLCYSHPGCPPLPAPVEVGVICAAQMPEGSWWRAQVMGHHEETMVELRYVDYGGYDIVKMDTLRQIRSDFVALPFQGSEVILENIAPIPDFSAAAKSALEEMTRGLALLAQVTNCHTSGIPLVQIWRTEGEELVSVNRAMVDNGLCTWVDSP from the exons ATGGTGCAGAGGCTTCAATCCGTTCTGACCCTCTACCTGTCAGGAGTGTTGGCTTTCCTAGGCCTGTGGTGGTACATCTATCGGAAGAAAGAATACCATCTCACTGACAAGGATGACGCAAATGATGAGACGACCGCAGACCAGGAGCACCTGTCCTCCCCCAGAGACGTAGGTAACTGTGTTGTGGAGAACGGCCACTCGACTGGGATGCATCTGGACGGGCACGCAGTGAGGGAGCGTTCATTAGTGGAACAGGAGCTTGTTGATATTACAAACACCGCAGCAGCAGAGCAGGGTATAGTCCCACTCTGCCAATCACAACCTGAGGTAAGGGTTGTGGCCGCAGACGGTCTCATTAGTAGCCTGGTTACTGCTGCCGTGAAGCCTGTTTACGAGAGCACTGAGTCTTCAGCTCAAGTGTTCCTAGAGACTGCAGCTCAGGGTGGACCTAAGCAGGATCTAGAATTACAATGGGAACACCAGCCATGCGTGCCATCAGCCATGCGTGCCACCAGCCATGAGTCAACTTGCTCCTTATCAATCTGTGACCTAGGCTCTGGTAAATCTAAGTCCGTCGGTGAAAGTGCAGGTTTAAATCAACCACCACAATCTGAGACACTGGAGGACATTACAAACAGCACTTTGAACCTGGAGCCTACAGGGGAGTTGGTTAGACTGGAGCCTGCAGGGGAGGTGGTTAGACTGGAGCCTGCAGGGGGGGAGGTGGTTAGACTGGAGCCTGCAGGGGGGGAGGTGGTTAGACTGGAGCCTGCAGGGGGGGAGGTGGTTAGACTGGAGCCTGCAGGGGGGGAGGTGGTTAGACTGGAGCCTGCAGGGGGGGAGGTGGTTAGACTGGAGCCTGCAGGGGGGGAGGTGGTTAGACTGGAGCCTGCAGGGGGGGAGGTGGTTAGACTGGAGCCTGCAGGGGGGGAGGTGGAGAAGATTAGACTGGAGCTTGCGGTGGAGGTGGAGAAGGTTagactggaggaggaggtggttagACTGGAGCCTGCAGAGGAGGAGGTTAGACTGGAGCCtgcagaggaggtggaggaggttagACTGGAGCCTGTGGAGGAGGTTAGACTGGAGCCtgcagaggag gtggaggtggttagactggaggaggaggtggttagACTGGAGCCTGCAGAGGAGGAGGTTAGACTGGAGCCTGTGGAGGTGGTAAGACTGGAGGTGGAGGTTGTTAGACTGGAGCCTGCAGAGGAGGAGGTTAGACTGGAGCCTGCAGAGGAGGTGGAGATGGTTAGACGGGAGCCtgcagaggaggtggaggaggttagACTGGAGCCTGCGGAGGAGGAGGTGGTTAGACTGGAGCCTGCGGAGGAGGTGGTGGTTAGACTGGAGCCtgcagaggag gtggttagACTGGAGCCTGCAGAGGAGGTGGTTAGACTGGAGCCTGCAGAGGAGGTGGTTAGACTGGAGCCTGCAGAGGAGGTGGTTAGACTGGAGCCTGCAGAGGAGGTGGTTAGACTGGAGCCTGCAGAGGAGGTGGTTAGACTGGAGCCTGCAGAGGAGGTGGTTAGACTGGAGCCTGCAGAGGAGGTGGTTAGACTGGAGCCTGCAGAGGAGGTGGTTAGACTGGAGCCTGCAGAGGAGGTGGTTAGACTGGAGCCTGCAGAGGAGGTGGTTAGACTGAAGCCtgcagaggaggtggaggtggttaGACTGAAGCCTGCAGAGGAGGAGGTTAGACTGGAGCCTGCAGAGGAGGAGGTTAGACTGGAGCCTGCAGAGGAGGAGGTTAGACTGGAGCCTGCAGAGGAGGAGGTTAGACTGGAGCCTGCAGAGGAGGAGGTTAGACTGGAGCCTGCAGAGGAGGAGGTTAGACTGGAGCCTGCAGAGGAGGAGGTTAGACTGGAGCCTGCAGAGGAGGAGGTTAGACTGGAGCCTGCAGAGGAGGAGGTTAGACTGGAGCCTGCAGAGGAGGAGGTTAGACTGGAGCCTGCAGAGGAGGAGGTTAGACTGGAGCCTGCAGAGGAGGAGGTTAGACTGGAGCCTGCAGAGGAGGAGGTTAGACTGGAGCCTGCAGAGGAGGAGGTTAGACTGGAGCCTGCAGAGGAGGAGGTTAGACTGGAGCCTGCAGAGGAGGAGGTTAGACTGGAGCCtgcagaggaggtggaggaggttagACTGGAGCCTGCAGAGGAGGTGGAGATGGTTAGACGGGATCCTGCAGAGGAGGTGGAGATGGTTAGACGGGAGcctgcagaggaggaggaggtggttagACTGGAGCCAGAGGGAGACATCCTGTCTGCTGTGGAAGAACCAACCTTTGAGTCAAGTCTACAGGCTGACACCTGTCTGGCTTCCCCCAGCCACCTTATAACCAGTCGGGTGTCTGCCTCAAAGCAGCCATTGGGAATGTTGAGGTTACCTCAGAAGAAAGAGTCTGAGGAATGTAAACTCAGCAGGAGCAACACCGCAGAAATTAACCAGCTGGTGTCAGGTCTCATCACTGATGTGGTCTCCGCAGCAGTGAATCAATTCCTGAAGGAAAAGACCCAGCTAGGACATAGTGTTAGTCCTCTCCGTAGCGGGGACCCCTGCAAAGCCCCAGACCACATCTCAATGGATAACAGTGAACCTGAGCATGAGATGCCACCTCTATTCCAAGAGGATCCGTGTTCAACAACCGGCAGAGAGAACATCAGTTCATCTCCTATAGTTCAGGAGGACGTGAAACATGACCACAGCAGTAGAGCTGAGATTGAGACGGAGAAGATCGAGCCAGCAGAAGATTCTGCAGTAGGTGATTTTGGATCCAGCGCTCGTCAGACCGAAAAGGTCTCCAGTGGCAAGGAGTTGAGCACCAGTATGAGCCCGCAACCACCCAGAGGACCTGCTGAAGAACTGGGGGCCACCAGCATGTTCCTCACTAACGGTTGGTGGATGGCGAATGTTACAG GCTCTGGTGTGAACAGCATGGACTGTGTCGACGGTTACTGTCAACATGAAGCCAGGGACATCAAGCATAGCAGTCCCAGTCTACCAAGTCAGCTACTGAACACCAATCAGGCAATTGAAAAATACAACCAAAGTCACAACAGCAGCCAGTCACCGACTGTTTGGGAGATAGAGGTGCCAAAG CATTTTGTTGGTAGATTGATTGGGAAGAAGGGGCGACATGTGAACTACCTGAAGGAGACGTCTGGAGCTAAGGTCTTCATCACCGTCCTACCTTACACCCAGGAGTTCCAGATCTGCCACATAGAGG GGTCAGAGGAACAGGTGGATTGTGCTCTGGAGCTGATCAGGAAAAAGTTCAAAGATCTAGATGTGACCAACTGTTACGTCCAACCTCCAGTGGCcagccttccctctctctccatcacatccTGG CTGCTGCTTCCCCATAGGGTTACAGTTGAGGTAACGGTGATCCAGGTAGCATCTGGGAACTGTGTGTTCCTCCAGCAGCACAAACACCCCACCTTCCATGCTTTCTGCAGTCTGGACCAAAATATGAGCCTGTGCTACTCTCACCCAGGGTGCCCTCCCCTGCCTGCCCCAGTGGAAG TTGGAGTGATCTGTGCTGCCCAGATGCCTGAGGGATCCTGGTGGAGAGCGCAGGTGATGGGTCACCATGAAGAAACCATGGTGGAACTCCGCTATGTGGACTATGGAGGTTATGATATAGTGAAGATGGACACCCTCCGCCAGATCAG ATCTGACTTCGTTGCGTTGCCGTTCCAAGGGTCTGAGGTGATCTTGGAAAATATTGCACCCATTCCAG ATTTTTCAGCTGCAGCCAAATCTGCCCTGGAGGAGATGACACGAGGATTGGCACTACTTGCACAG GTCACAAACTGTCACACCAGTGGCATTCCTTTGGTACAGATATGGAGAACAGAAGGAGAAGAG TTGGTGTCTGTGAACCGTGCTATGGTGGATAATGGACTGTGCACCTGGGTAGACAGCCCCTGA
- the LOC109891763 gene encoding titin isoform X1 has translation MVQRLQSVLTLYLSGVLAFLGLWWYIYRKKEYHLTDKDDANDETTADQEHLSSPRDVGNCVVENGHSTGMHLDGHAVRERSLVEQELVDITNTAAAEQGIVPLCQSQPEVRVVAADGLISSLVTAAVKPVYESTESSAQVFLETAAQGGPKQDLELQWEHQPCVPSAMRATSHESTCSLSICDLGSGKSKSVGESAGLNQPPQSETLEDITNSTLNLEPTGELVRLEPAGEVVRLEPAGGEVVRLEPAGGEVVRLEPAGGEVVRLEPAGGEVVRLEPAGGEVVRLEPAGGEVVRLEPAGGEVVRLEPAGGEVEKIRLELAVEVEKVRLEEEVVRLEPAEEEVRLEPAEEVEEVRLEPVEEVRLEPAEEVEVVRLEEEVVRLEPAEEEVRLEPVEVVRLEVEVVRLEPAEEEVRLEPAEEVEMVRREPAEEVEEVRLEPAEEEVVRLEPAEEVVVRLEPAEEVEKVRLEEEVVRLEEEVVRLEEEVVRLEPAEEVVRLEPAEEVVRLEPAEEVVRLEPAEEVVRLEPAEEVVRLEPAEEVVRLEPAEEVVRLEPAEEVVRLEPAEEVVRLEPAEEVVRLKPAEEVEVVRLKPAEEEVRLEPAEEEVRLEPAEEEVRLEPAEEEVRLEPAEEEVRLEPAEEEVRLEPAEEEVRLEPAEEEVRLEPAEEEVRLEPAEEEVRLEPAEEEVRLEPAEEEVRLEPAEEEVRLEPAEEEVRLEPAEEEVRLEPAEEEVRLEPAEEVEEVRLEPAEEVEMVRRDPAEEVEMVRREPAEEEEVVRLEPEGDILSAVEEPTFESSLQADTCLASPSHLITSRVSASKQPLGMLRLPQKKESEECKLSRSNTAEINQLVSGLITDVVSAAVNQFLKEKTQLGHSVSPLRSGDPCKAPDHISMDNSEPEHEMPPLFQEDPCSTTGRENISSSPIVQEDVKHDHSSRAEIETEKIEPAEDSAVGDFGSSARQTEKVSSGKELSTSMSPQPPRGPAEELGATSMFLTNGWWMANVTGSGVNSMDCVDGYCQHEARDIKHSSPSLPSQLLNTNQAIEKYNQSHNSSQSPTVWEIEVPKHFVGRLIGKKGRHVNYLKETSGAKVFITVLPYTQEFQICHIEGSEEQVDCALELIRKKFKDLDVTNCYVQPPVASLPSLSITSWLLLPHRVTVEVTVIQVASGNCVFLQQHKHPTFHAFCSLDQNMSLCYSHPGCPPLPAPVEVGVICAAQMPEGSWWRAQVMGHHEETMVELRYVDYGGYDIVKMDTLRQIRSDFVALPFQGSEVILENIAPIPDFSAAAKSALEEMTRGLALLAQVTNCHTSGIPLVQIWRTEGEELVSVNRAMVDNGLCTWVDSP, from the exons ATGGTGCAGAGGCTTCAATCCGTTCTGACCCTCTACCTGTCAGGAGTGTTGGCTTTCCTAGGCCTGTGGTGGTACATCTATCGGAAGAAAGAATACCATCTCACTGACAAGGATGACGCAAATGATGAGACGACCGCAGACCAGGAGCACCTGTCCTCCCCCAGAGACGTAGGTAACTGTGTTGTGGAGAACGGCCACTCGACTGGGATGCATCTGGACGGGCACGCAGTGAGGGAGCGTTCATTAGTGGAACAGGAGCTTGTTGATATTACAAACACCGCAGCAGCAGAGCAGGGTATAGTCCCACTCTGCCAATCACAACCTGAGGTAAGGGTTGTGGCCGCAGACGGTCTCATTAGTAGCCTGGTTACTGCTGCCGTGAAGCCTGTTTACGAGAGCACTGAGTCTTCAGCTCAAGTGTTCCTAGAGACTGCAGCTCAGGGTGGACCTAAGCAGGATCTAGAATTACAATGGGAACACCAGCCATGCGTGCCATCAGCCATGCGTGCCACCAGCCATGAGTCAACTTGCTCCTTATCAATCTGTGACCTAGGCTCTGGTAAATCTAAGTCCGTCGGTGAAAGTGCAGGTTTAAATCAACCACCACAATCTGAGACACTGGAGGACATTACAAACAGCACTTTGAACCTGGAGCCTACAGGGGAGTTGGTTAGACTGGAGCCTGCAGGGGAGGTGGTTAGACTGGAGCCTGCAGGGGGGGAGGTGGTTAGACTGGAGCCTGCAGGGGGGGAGGTGGTTAGACTGGAGCCTGCAGGGGGGGAGGTGGTTAGACTGGAGCCTGCAGGGGGGGAGGTGGTTAGACTGGAGCCTGCAGGGGGGGAGGTGGTTAGACTGGAGCCTGCAGGGGGGGAGGTGGTTAGACTGGAGCCTGCAGGGGGGGAGGTGGTTAGACTGGAGCCTGCAGGGGGGGAGGTGGAGAAGATTAGACTGGAGCTTGCGGTGGAGGTGGAGAAGGTTagactggaggaggaggtggttagACTGGAGCCTGCAGAGGAGGAGGTTAGACTGGAGCCtgcagaggaggtggaggaggttagACTGGAGCCTGTGGAGGAGGTTAGACTGGAGCCtgcagaggag gtggaggtggttagactggaggaggaggtggttagACTGGAGCCTGCAGAGGAGGAGGTTAGACTGGAGCCTGTGGAGGTGGTAAGACTGGAGGTGGAGGTTGTTAGACTGGAGCCTGCAGAGGAGGAGGTTAGACTGGAGCCTGCAGAGGAGGTGGAGATGGTTAGACGGGAGCCtgcagaggaggtggaggaggttagACTGGAGCCTGCGGAGGAGGAGGTGGTTAGACTGGAGCCTGCGGAGGAGGTGGTGGTTAGACTGGAGCCtgcagaggaggtggagaaggttagactggaggaggaggtggttagactggaggaggaggtggttagactggaggaggaggtggttagACTGGAGCCTGCAGAGGAGGTGGTTAGACTGGAGCCTGCAGAGGAGGTGGTTAGACTGGAGCCTGCAGAGGAGGTGGTTAGACTGGAGCCTGCAGAGGAGGTGGTTAGACTGGAGCCTGCAGAGGAGGTGGTTAGACTGGAGCCTGCAGAGGAGGTGGTTAGACTGGAGCCTGCAGAGGAGGTGGTTAGACTGGAGCCTGCAGAGGAGGTGGTTAGACTGGAGCCTGCAGAGGAGGTGGTTAGACTGGAGCCTGCAGAGGAGGTGGTTAGACTGAAGCCtgcagaggaggtggaggtggttaGACTGAAGCCTGCAGAGGAGGAGGTTAGACTGGAGCCTGCAGAGGAGGAGGTTAGACTGGAGCCTGCAGAGGAGGAGGTTAGACTGGAGCCTGCAGAGGAGGAGGTTAGACTGGAGCCTGCAGAGGAGGAGGTTAGACTGGAGCCTGCAGAGGAGGAGGTTAGACTGGAGCCTGCAGAGGAGGAGGTTAGACTGGAGCCTGCAGAGGAGGAGGTTAGACTGGAGCCTGCAGAGGAGGAGGTTAGACTGGAGCCTGCAGAGGAGGAGGTTAGACTGGAGCCTGCAGAGGAGGAGGTTAGACTGGAGCCTGCAGAGGAGGAGGTTAGACTGGAGCCTGCAGAGGAGGAGGTTAGACTGGAGCCTGCAGAGGAGGAGGTTAGACTGGAGCCTGCAGAGGAGGAGGTTAGACTGGAGCCTGCAGAGGAGGAGGTTAGACTGGAGCCtgcagaggaggtggaggaggttagACTGGAGCCTGCAGAGGAGGTGGAGATGGTTAGACGGGATCCTGCAGAGGAGGTGGAGATGGTTAGACGGGAGcctgcagaggaggaggaggtggttagACTGGAGCCAGAGGGAGACATCCTGTCTGCTGTGGAAGAACCAACCTTTGAGTCAAGTCTACAGGCTGACACCTGTCTGGCTTCCCCCAGCCACCTTATAACCAGTCGGGTGTCTGCCTCAAAGCAGCCATTGGGAATGTTGAGGTTACCTCAGAAGAAAGAGTCTGAGGAATGTAAACTCAGCAGGAGCAACACCGCAGAAATTAACCAGCTGGTGTCAGGTCTCATCACTGATGTGGTCTCCGCAGCAGTGAATCAATTCCTGAAGGAAAAGACCCAGCTAGGACATAGTGTTAGTCCTCTCCGTAGCGGGGACCCCTGCAAAGCCCCAGACCACATCTCAATGGATAACAGTGAACCTGAGCATGAGATGCCACCTCTATTCCAAGAGGATCCGTGTTCAACAACCGGCAGAGAGAACATCAGTTCATCTCCTATAGTTCAGGAGGACGTGAAACATGACCACAGCAGTAGAGCTGAGATTGAGACGGAGAAGATCGAGCCAGCAGAAGATTCTGCAGTAGGTGATTTTGGATCCAGCGCTCGTCAGACCGAAAAGGTCTCCAGTGGCAAGGAGTTGAGCACCAGTATGAGCCCGCAACCACCCAGAGGACCTGCTGAAGAACTGGGGGCCACCAGCATGTTCCTCACTAACGGTTGGTGGATGGCGAATGTTACAG GCTCTGGTGTGAACAGCATGGACTGTGTCGACGGTTACTGTCAACATGAAGCCAGGGACATCAAGCATAGCAGTCCCAGTCTACCAAGTCAGCTACTGAACACCAATCAGGCAATTGAAAAATACAACCAAAGTCACAACAGCAGCCAGTCACCGACTGTTTGGGAGATAGAGGTGCCAAAG CATTTTGTTGGTAGATTGATTGGGAAGAAGGGGCGACATGTGAACTACCTGAAGGAGACGTCTGGAGCTAAGGTCTTCATCACCGTCCTACCTTACACCCAGGAGTTCCAGATCTGCCACATAGAGG GGTCAGAGGAACAGGTGGATTGTGCTCTGGAGCTGATCAGGAAAAAGTTCAAAGATCTAGATGTGACCAACTGTTACGTCCAACCTCCAGTGGCcagccttccctctctctccatcacatccTGG CTGCTGCTTCCCCATAGGGTTACAGTTGAGGTAACGGTGATCCAGGTAGCATCTGGGAACTGTGTGTTCCTCCAGCAGCACAAACACCCCACCTTCCATGCTTTCTGCAGTCTGGACCAAAATATGAGCCTGTGCTACTCTCACCCAGGGTGCCCTCCCCTGCCTGCCCCAGTGGAAG TTGGAGTGATCTGTGCTGCCCAGATGCCTGAGGGATCCTGGTGGAGAGCGCAGGTGATGGGTCACCATGAAGAAACCATGGTGGAACTCCGCTATGTGGACTATGGAGGTTATGATATAGTGAAGATGGACACCCTCCGCCAGATCAG ATCTGACTTCGTTGCGTTGCCGTTCCAAGGGTCTGAGGTGATCTTGGAAAATATTGCACCCATTCCAG ATTTTTCAGCTGCAGCCAAATCTGCCCTGGAGGAGATGACACGAGGATTGGCACTACTTGCACAG GTCACAAACTGTCACACCAGTGGCATTCCTTTGGTACAGATATGGAGAACAGAAGGAGAAGAG TTGGTGTCTGTGAACCGTGCTATGGTGGATAATGGACTGTGCACCTGGGTAGACAGCCCCTGA